In Octopus bimaculoides isolate UCB-OBI-ISO-001 chromosome 14, ASM119413v2, whole genome shotgun sequence, the following are encoded in one genomic region:
- the LOC106872391 gene encoding protocadherin beta-15 isoform X3, with protein sequence MKPLDWNTLLGVYLLSFYLTFCQCIDFTYYVKEDRNPGVYLGDITRDTHIDELLITDRNLIRFKQLQKDTKNGELFNVSKTGKLYTAQRLNAEALCKYNTECFRIVDIAVQKKESFLKILEIKVIIEDVNDHQPEFPTKEIELQFDETDGKGTRRSIPNAIDKDIGILNSQISYELVKNTYDPFSLAVSKRVDGSYSLGITLETTLDREVKEIYMLQVIAKDGGYPPEQGVLNIKISVSDVNDNSPVFSQNVYNVTVNNRQRNTPIITLSATDLDSGRNGNISYYFSSKTTDDAKQNFILNELTGEILLPEKFKSGEVNKYKLFIEAQDGGNPPLSSIATVLVNMVNSHNDAPIIDVNFVSKSNGNIASISEGIEVGSFIAYVKVTDNDNGENGNVDCVVDHEHFQLQKLGEKKYKVIIKKVVDREVESNINLVISCHDKGIPSLKSERKFSIQVTDINDVQPHFAKTMFKFLTYENENPFFPIGLINATDPDLGPGGELTYYLLSNNRYNFPFKISKFGFISTTQSLDHEQQEIYKFKVLVQDNGIPSLNNTANVVVEVMDENDNAPYFTFPSVNPFNLDVHYHPKSKSDITTLRASDRDSHVNSFLRYEIIKGNNKQMFTVNPYSGVLSYSRAIYQNDAGLYELHIAVKDSGTPVLTATTTLFLTLTVSNKTLKMFTAVDAQYDDKIHINLFIIIVIVAMTASVILVVSITICIVRKNNRRNSQQRGELRPSNVFLDENRQLEYLCEQAALQYDSPSAMAVRLPPEHSKEFQKAKPSREDNFKHELTCERKPSESPSHYPDNIDRSIQVQPPTSPLYTQVQVRHHYKK encoded by the coding sequence TGAAACCGTTAGATTGGAACACACTGCTTGGGGTATATCTGCTTTCATTTTATCTAACTTTCTGTCAGTGTATAGACTTTACCTACTATGTGAAAGAAGATAGAAACCCAGGTGTATATTTGGGTGATATCACCAGAGACACACATATTGATGAATTACTGATCACAGACAGAAATCTAATACGGTTCAAGCAGCTACAAAAAGACACAAAGAATGGAGAGCTGTTCAATGTTTCTAAAACTGGTAAACTTTATACAGCTCAGCGATTGAATGCTGAGGCTCTTTGTAAATATAACACTGAGTGCTTCAGAATAGTAGACATTGCTGTACAAAAAAAGGAATCTTTtctaaaaatattagaaatcaaaGTGATTATAGAAGATGTTAATGACCATCAACCTGAATTCCCAACAAAAGAAATTGAGCTTCAGTTTGATGAAACCGATGGGAAAGGTACAAGAAGATCAATACCCAATGCTATTGACAAAGATATTGGTATATTGAATTCGCAGATTAGTTATGAATTGGTGAAAAATACTTATGATCCATTTTCACTCGCAGTTTCCAAGAGAGTTGATGGTTCTTACTCACTAGGAATTACATTAGAAACAACACTAGAcagagaagtaaaagaaatttaCATGTTACAAGTTATTGCAAAGGATGGAGGATATCCACCAGAGCAAGGAGTGTTAAACATAAAGATATCAGTTTCGGATGTTAATGATAATTCTCCAGTATTCTCACAGAATGTCTATAACGTTACAGTGAATAACAGACAAAGAAACACGCCAATCATTACTCTCTCAGCAACTGATTTAGATTCAGGTAGAAATGGAAACATTTCTTACTATTTCAGTTCTAAAACAACTGATGATGCTAAACAAAATTTCATACTGAATGAATTGACTGGGGAAATACTTCTGCCAGAAAAGTTCAAATCGGGTGAAGTAAACAAATACAAACTATTTATTGAAGCTCAAGATGGAGGGAACCCTCCACTGAGTTCCATTGCCACTGTGCTTGTAAATATGGTGAACAGCCATAACGATGCACCCATCATTGATGTAAACTTTGTTTCAAAATCCAATGGTAACATAGCATCTATATCAGAAGGAATAGAAGTTGGCAGTTTCATTGCCTATGTTAAAGTCACTGATAACGACAATGGAGAAAATGGTAATGTAGATTGTGTTGTTGACCACGAACATTTTCAACTCCAGAAGCTtggtgaaaagaaatataaagttataatAAAGAAAGTGGTTGACCGAGAAGTAGAAAGTAACATAAATTTGGTAATAAGTTGCCACGACAAAGGAATCCCTTCACTTAAATCTGAAAGGAAATTTTCAATTCAGGTAACAGATATCAATGATGTACAGCCACACTTTGCTAAAACTATGTTCAAGTTTTTgacttatgaaaatgaaaatccatTCTTTCCAATCGGATTAATCAATGCTACAGATCCTGATTTGGGACCTGGAGGTGAACTAACATATTATCTTTTAAGTAACAACAGATATAATTTTCCATTTAAGATTTCtaaatttggttttatttcaaCTACACAGTCACTGGATCATGAACAACAAGAAATCTATAAATTCAAAGTTTTAGTTCAAGACAATGGGATACCATCTCTTAACAACACAGCAAATGTAGTTGTTGAAGTTAtggatgaaaatgacaatgctcCCTATTTTACATTTCCCAGTGTTAACCCTTTCAATCTAGATGTCCACTACCATCCAAAGAGTAAGAGTGACATCACAACATTAAGAGCTTCTGATAGAGACAGTCATGTAAATTCCTTCCTCAGATACGAAATAATTAAaggtaataataaacaaatgttcACTGTTAATCCTTACAGTGGAGTGTTGTCATATTCTCGTGCCATCTATCAAAATGATGCTGGATTATATGAACTACATATAGCTGTCAAAGACAGCGGTACACCTGTTCTCACAGCTACAACTACATTATTTTTGACTCTAACAGTCAGCAACAAGACTTTGAAAATGTTTACAGCTGTAGACGCACAGTACGATGATAAAATACACATCAActtatttatcatcattgtcattgtagcAATGACTGCTTCTGTAATCCTAGTGGTATCTATCACTATATGCATCGTCAGAAAAAATAACAGGAGAAATTCACAACAAAGAGGTGAATTAAGACCTTCCAATGTATTTTTAGATGAAAATAGACAATTAGAATATTTGTGTGAACAAGCAGCACTTCAATATGATTCGCCATCTGCTATGGCAGTGAGACTTCCTCCTGAACATAGCAAAGAATTTCAGAAGGCAAAACCAAGTCGAGAAGATAACTTTAAACATGAACTAACATGTGAAAGGAAACCTTCAGAATCACCAAGCCATTATCCCGATAACATAGACAGATCTATTCAG